Proteins co-encoded in one Pogona vitticeps strain Pit_001003342236 chromosome 9, PviZW2.1, whole genome shotgun sequence genomic window:
- the LOC110075770 gene encoding uncharacterized protein LOC110075770 isoform X1 codes for MGQGSLPSATQQGLSSRLLLAPEQNPPPFSASHVSGASVHMKAVCQHMHFSPGEEASSAVKSSAVECAESMWSTNRFRDPAWNSRDPPEGMEKDRTVQESSEPPNHVAAAHAELLRSGMRPSRAREIPHPSASSSSLQSLYHFLLAVSLMGLSTSQPPQCQREQISLLSSMIQLLGNSSGDGALYTPQDITVCYADNLKCFYLELQVMLEEQEEHKALLSRLILRLGKKRQAEGWIQRCPTCKPCESHPRKPMLAFLKKLWELFRFSCITSDGPRRGDCPSPAP; via the exons ATGGGCCAAGGATCCTTGCCATCCGCCACACAACAGGGTCTCTCATCCCGCCTGCTTCTAGCCCCGGAACAAAATCCTCCCCCTTTCTCTGCATCTCACGTCTCAGGAGCCTCAGTGCACATGAAGGCGGTCTGCCAGCACATGCATTTCTCTCCTGGGGAAGAAGCATCTTCAGCTGTCAAGTCGTCAGCTGTTGAGTGTGCAGAGAGCATGTGGTCAACTAACCGTTTCAGGGATCCAGCTTGGAATTCAAGAGATCCACCGGAAGGGATGGAGAAGGACAGAACTGTACAG GAGAGTTCAGAACCACCTAACCATGTGGCTGCTGCACACGCAGAGCTTCTCCGGAGCGGCATGAGGCCCAGCAGAGCCAGAGAAATCCCGCATccttcagcctcctcctcctctttgcagAGCCTTTACCATTTCCTCTTGGCCGTGTCCCTCATGGGTCTCTCcaccagccagccaccccaatgCCAGAGGGAGCAGATCAGTCTTCTCAGCAGCATGATCCAGCTCCTG GGCAATTCCAGTGGCGACGGAGCACTCTACACCCCTCAGGATATCACC GTCTGCTACGCCGACAACCTGAAGTGCTTCTACCTGGAGCTGCAGGTGATGCTGGAGGAGCAAGAAGAACACAAGGCGCTCCTCTCCCGGCTCATTCTCCGTTTGGGGAAGAAGCGGCAGGCAGAGGGCTGGATCCAGCGCTGCCCCACTTGTAAGCCTTGTGAGTCTCACCCGAGGAAGCCGATGCTCGCTTTCCTCAAGAAACTCTGGGAGCTCTTCCGGTTCAGCTGCATCACCTCCGACGGCCCCAGGAGGGGGGACTGTCCATCACCCGCCCCGTGA
- the LOC110075770 gene encoding uncharacterized protein LOC110075770 isoform X4, with product MGQGSLPSATQQGLSSRLLLAPEQNPPPFSASHVSGASVHMKAVCQHMHFSPGEEASSAVKSSAVECAESMWSTNRFRDPAWNSRDPPEGMEKDRTVQESSEPPNHVAAAHAELLRSGMRPSRAREIPHPSASSSSLQSLYHFLLAVSLMGLSTSQPPQCQREQISLLSSMIQLLGNSSGDGALYTPQDITVKEDPVDCGRNPNELFFRVLSLDFHSLPCNENWR from the exons ATGGGCCAAGGATCCTTGCCATCCGCCACACAACAGGGTCTCTCATCCCGCCTGCTTCTAGCCCCGGAACAAAATCCTCCCCCTTTCTCTGCATCTCACGTCTCAGGAGCCTCAGTGCACATGAAGGCGGTCTGCCAGCACATGCATTTCTCTCCTGGGGAAGAAGCATCTTCAGCTGTCAAGTCGTCAGCTGTTGAGTGTGCAGAGAGCATGTGGTCAACTAACCGTTTCAGGGATCCAGCTTGGAATTCAAGAGATCCACCGGAAGGGATGGAGAAGGACAGAACTGTACAG GAGAGTTCAGAACCACCTAACCATGTGGCTGCTGCACACGCAGAGCTTCTCCGGAGCGGCATGAGGCCCAGCAGAGCCAGAGAAATCCCGCATccttcagcctcctcctcctctttgcagAGCCTTTACCATTTCCTCTTGGCCGTGTCCCTCATGGGTCTCTCcaccagccagccaccccaatgCCAGAGGGAGCAGATCAGTCTTCTCAGCAGCATGATCCAGCTCCTG GGCAATTCCAGTGGCGACGGAGCACTCTACACCCCTCAGGATATCACC GTGAAAGAAGATCCAGTGGACTGTGGGAGAAATCCCAATGAATTATTCTTTAGGGTCCTGTCTCTTGATTTCCACTCTCTGCCCTGCAATGAGAATTGGAGATGA
- the LOC110075770 gene encoding uncharacterized protein LOC110075770 isoform X2, with protein sequence MKAVCQHMHFSPGEEASSAVKSSAVECAESMWSTNRFRDPAWNSRDPPEGMEKDRTVQESSEPPNHVAAAHAELLRSGMRPSRAREIPHPSASSSSLQSLYHFLLAVSLMGLSTSQPPQCQREQISLLSSMIQLLGNSSGDGALYTPQDITVCYADNLKCFYLELQVMLEEQEEHKALLSRLILRLGKKRQAEGWIQRCPTCKPCESHPRKPMLAFLKKLWELFRFSCITSDGPRRGDCPSPAP encoded by the exons ATGAAGGCGGTCTGCCAGCACATGCATTTCTCTCCTGGGGAAGAAGCATCTTCAGCTGTCAAGTCGTCAGCTGTTGAGTGTGCAGAGAGCATGTGGTCAACTAACCGTTTCAGGGATCCAGCTTGGAATTCAAGAGATCCACCGGAAGGGATGGAGAAGGACAGAACTGTACAG GAGAGTTCAGAACCACCTAACCATGTGGCTGCTGCACACGCAGAGCTTCTCCGGAGCGGCATGAGGCCCAGCAGAGCCAGAGAAATCCCGCATccttcagcctcctcctcctctttgcagAGCCTTTACCATTTCCTCTTGGCCGTGTCCCTCATGGGTCTCTCcaccagccagccaccccaatgCCAGAGGGAGCAGATCAGTCTTCTCAGCAGCATGATCCAGCTCCTG GGCAATTCCAGTGGCGACGGAGCACTCTACACCCCTCAGGATATCACC GTCTGCTACGCCGACAACCTGAAGTGCTTCTACCTGGAGCTGCAGGTGATGCTGGAGGAGCAAGAAGAACACAAGGCGCTCCTCTCCCGGCTCATTCTCCGTTTGGGGAAGAAGCGGCAGGCAGAGGGCTGGATCCAGCGCTGCCCCACTTGTAAGCCTTGTGAGTCTCACCCGAGGAAGCCGATGCTCGCTTTCCTCAAGAAACTCTGGGAGCTCTTCCGGTTCAGCTGCATCACCTCCGACGGCCCCAGGAGGGGGGACTGTCCATCACCCGCCCCGTGA
- the LOC110075770 gene encoding uncharacterized protein LOC110075770 isoform X3: MNAHPRRKISLGSCFTECLLPPSSTGLIRWWARFLGFSPPLGPFCLFQESSEPPNHVAAAHAELLRSGMRPSRAREIPHPSASSSSLQSLYHFLLAVSLMGLSTSQPPQCQREQISLLSSMIQLLGNSSGDGALYTPQDITVCYADNLKCFYLELQVMLEEQEEHKALLSRLILRLGKKRQAEGWIQRCPTCKPCESHPRKPMLAFLKKLWELFRFSCITSDGPRRGDCPSPAP, from the exons ATGAATGCACACCCACGCAGGAAAATATCTCTTGGGAGCTGTTTTACAGAGTGCCTTCTCCCTCCGAGCAGCACTGGGCTTATTCGGTGGTGGGCAAGGTTCCTGGGCTTCTCCCCACCTCTTGGCCCCTTCTGTTTATTCCAGGAGAGTTCAGAACCACCTAACCATGTGGCTGCTGCACACGCAGAGCTTCTCCGGAGCGGCATGAGGCCCAGCAGAGCCAGAGAAATCCCGCATccttcagcctcctcctcctctttgcagAGCCTTTACCATTTCCTCTTGGCCGTGTCCCTCATGGGTCTCTCcaccagccagccaccccaatgCCAGAGGGAGCAGATCAGTCTTCTCAGCAGCATGATCCAGCTCCTG GGCAATTCCAGTGGCGACGGAGCACTCTACACCCCTCAGGATATCACC GTCTGCTACGCCGACAACCTGAAGTGCTTCTACCTGGAGCTGCAGGTGATGCTGGAGGAGCAAGAAGAACACAAGGCGCTCCTCTCCCGGCTCATTCTCCGTTTGGGGAAGAAGCGGCAGGCAGAGGGCTGGATCCAGCGCTGCCCCACTTGTAAGCCTTGTGAGTCTCACCCGAGGAAGCCGATGCTCGCTTTCCTCAAGAAACTCTGGGAGCTCTTCCGGTTCAGCTGCATCACCTCCGACGGCCCCAGGAGGGGGGACTGTCCATCACCCGCCCCGTGA